From one Cupriavidus sp. P-10 genomic stretch:
- the eno gene encoding phosphopyruvate hydratase: MTVIKEILGYEILDSRGNPTVAARVLLADGAEGFAAAPSGASTGSREALELRDGDPRRYLGKGVRKAVQHINVDIARTLAGMEAADQSEVDACLIRLDGTADKSRLGANALLAVSLATARAAAASAGVPLYRSLGAGRAETRLPLPMMNIINGGAHADNSVDMQEFMILPVGAPSFAEALRWGAEVFHTLRRVLRERGFSTAVGDEGGFAPDLASNEHALEVILQAVEAAGFQAGRDIALGLDVASSEFHADGRYVLASEGRSYDAEGFVDLLASWVRQYPIVTIEDGMAEQDWQGWRLLTERLGAQVQLVGDDLFVTNAAILSEGIAQGVANAILIKPNQIGTLTETLQAIDVAERAGYASVISHRSGETEDTTIADLSVCTAATQIKTGSLSRSDRVAKYNRLLCIEAELGCAAAFAGRGALRQLR; this comes from the coding sequence ATGACTGTCATCAAGGAAATCCTCGGCTACGAGATCCTCGACTCGCGCGGCAATCCCACCGTGGCCGCGCGCGTGCTGCTGGCCGACGGCGCGGAAGGGTTCGCTGCAGCGCCGTCCGGCGCCTCGACCGGCTCGCGCGAGGCGCTGGAGTTGCGCGACGGCGATCCGCGCCGCTATCTCGGCAAGGGCGTGCGCAAGGCGGTGCAGCATATCAACGTCGATATCGCCCGCACGCTCGCCGGCATGGAAGCCGCCGATCAGTCCGAAGTGGATGCGTGCCTGATCCGGCTGGACGGCACCGCCGACAAGTCGCGCCTGGGCGCCAACGCGCTGCTCGCGGTTTCGCTGGCCACCGCGCGGGCGGCCGCGGCTTCGGCGGGCGTTCCGCTGTACCGGTCGCTGGGCGCGGGACGCGCCGAGACGCGCCTGCCCTTGCCGATGATGAACATCATCAACGGCGGCGCGCATGCCGACAACAGCGTCGACATGCAGGAGTTCATGATCCTGCCCGTGGGCGCGCCGAGCTTTGCCGAAGCGCTGCGCTGGGGTGCCGAGGTGTTCCATACGCTCAGGCGCGTGCTGCGCGAGCGCGGCTTCTCCACCGCGGTCGGTGACGAGGGCGGCTTTGCCCCGGACCTGGCCTCGAACGAGCATGCGCTGGAAGTGATCCTGCAAGCGGTGGAAGCCGCCGGCTTCCAGGCCGGCCGCGATATCGCGCTGGGCCTGGACGTGGCCAGCTCGGAGTTTCATGCCGACGGCCGCTACGTGCTGGCGTCGGAAGGCCGCAGCTACGACGCGGAAGGCTTTGTCGACCTGCTGGCCAGCTGGGTGCGGCAGTACCCCATCGTCACCATCGAAGACGGCATGGCCGAGCAGGACTGGCAGGGCTGGCGCCTGCTGACGGAAAGGCTGGGTGCGCAGGTGCAGCTGGTCGGCGACGACCTGTTCGTCACCAACGCCGCGATCCTGTCCGAAGGCATCGCGCAGGGCGTGGCCAACGCGATCCTGATCAAGCCCAACCAGATCGGCACGCTGACCGAGACGCTGCAGGCCATCGACGTGGCCGAGCGTGCCGGCTATGCGTCGGTGATCTCGCACCGCTCCGGCGAGACCGAGGACACCACTATCGCCGACCTGAGCGTATGCACCGCGGCCACGCAGATCAAGACCGGCTCGCTGAGCCGTTCCGACCGCGTGGCCAAGTACAACCGGCTGTTGTGCATCGAAGCGGAACTGGGCTGCGCCGCGGCCTTCGCCGGCAGGGGCGCGCTGCGCCAGCTGCGCTAG
- a CDS encoding Bug family tripartite tricarboxylate transporter substrate binding protein — translation MRATDFLRRVSALTVAAAGLALSGAAMAQAWPAKPITLVVPFPSGGTTDVLARALGDQLSKSLGQPVIVENRPGAGATVGADYVAKNKPDGYTLLMGAVHHTIATSVYKKLPYSFEKDLAPVAPVAMVPNVLAINAARTPARNVSELVALAKRASPEFAYGSNGNGTAQHLIGTQFQAATGAPLLHVPYKGSGPLTTDLLGGQVTMSFDTLTPVLQHIKSGKLRALAVTTAKRSTVLPDVPTLEEAGLKGFDIGTWFGVMAPVATPEPIVTRLNAEIVKIVKSPDFQQRMQAIGAEPMTSTPKEFARRIQDETVKFAKLVKDGKVTIE, via the coding sequence ATGCGTGCAACCGACTTTCTGCGCCGCGTTTCGGCATTGACCGTGGCCGCTGCCGGCCTCGCCCTCAGCGGTGCTGCCATGGCGCAAGCGTGGCCAGCCAAGCCCATTACCCTGGTCGTGCCGTTCCCTTCGGGCGGCACCACCGACGTGCTCGCGCGCGCGCTGGGCGACCAGCTCTCCAAGAGCCTCGGCCAGCCGGTGATCGTCGAGAACCGTCCCGGCGCCGGCGCCACCGTCGGCGCCGACTATGTCGCCAAGAACAAGCCGGACGGCTACACGCTGCTGATGGGCGCGGTGCACCACACCATCGCCACCAGCGTGTACAAGAAGCTGCCCTACAGCTTCGAGAAAGACCTCGCGCCGGTGGCCCCGGTGGCGATGGTGCCCAATGTGCTGGCGATCAACGCGGCCAGGACGCCGGCCAGGAACGTCAGCGAACTGGTGGCGCTGGCCAAGCGCGCCTCGCCCGAGTTCGCCTACGGTTCCAATGGCAATGGCACCGCGCAGCACCTGATCGGCACGCAGTTCCAGGCCGCCACCGGCGCGCCGCTGCTGCACGTGCCTTACAAGGGCAGCGGGCCACTGACGACCGACCTGCTGGGCGGGCAGGTGACCATGTCGTTCGACACGCTGACGCCGGTGCTGCAGCACATCAAGTCGGGCAAGCTGCGCGCGCTGGCGGTGACCACGGCGAAGCGTTCGACCGTGCTGCCGGACGTGCCCACGCTGGAAGAGGCCGGCCTGAAGGGCTTCGACATCGGCACGTGGTTTGGCGTGATGGCGCCGGTCGCCACGCCGGAACCGATCGTGACGCGCCTCAACGCCGAGATCGTCAAGATCGTGAAGTCGCCGGATTTCCAGCAGCGCATGCAGGCCATCGGTGCCGAGCCGATGACCAGCACGCCGAAGGAATTCGCGCGCCGCATCCAGGATGAGACGGTGAAGTTCGCGAAGCTGGTGAAGGACGGGAAGGTGACGATCGAGTGA
- a CDS encoding Bug family tripartite tricarboxylate transporter substrate binding protein, which translates to MTRINPTRRQLLQATAAFGASALFPTLARAQAWPSKPIRLVVPFAPGGSSEIVARSTAAELTKLLGVSVFVENKPGAAGNIAMGEVARAEDNHTLILGHIGTLAVNPFIFPKLPYDPIKDFRPISLLSKVPSLYVVHPDVPAKNLKEFVALAKSKPGKLNYGSAGNGSAGHLAFEYLKAATGTFITHVPYRGSGPQITDLLSGRLEAAAVGAPAILQFIKTGKVRCIATGTTQRIPQLPDVPTVAEQGYPGFEMTQWYGLLAPATLPQAAADKLADATIKAVKGASSVERLSADAAIVVGNTPAEFARFIAQEQQRWKPIIARAQIKPD; encoded by the coding sequence ATGACCCGCATCAATCCCACCCGCCGCCAGTTGCTGCAAGCGACCGCGGCATTCGGCGCCAGCGCCCTCTTCCCCACGCTCGCCCGCGCCCAGGCATGGCCGTCCAAGCCGATCCGGCTGGTGGTGCCGTTCGCGCCGGGCGGCAGTTCGGAAATCGTCGCGCGCTCCACCGCGGCGGAACTGACCAAGCTGCTGGGCGTGTCGGTCTTCGTGGAAAACAAGCCGGGCGCCGCCGGCAATATCGCCATGGGCGAAGTGGCGCGCGCCGAAGACAACCACACGCTGATCCTGGGCCATATCGGCACGCTGGCGGTGAACCCGTTCATCTTCCCCAAGCTGCCCTACGACCCGATCAAGGATTTCCGCCCGATCTCGCTGCTGTCCAAGGTGCCGAGCCTGTACGTGGTGCATCCCGACGTGCCGGCGAAAAACCTGAAGGAATTCGTGGCGCTGGCCAAGAGCAAGCCTGGCAAGCTCAACTACGGCTCGGCCGGCAACGGCAGCGCCGGGCACCTGGCGTTCGAGTACCTGAAGGCGGCGACCGGCACCTTCATCACGCACGTGCCGTACCGGGGCAGCGGCCCGCAGATTACTGACCTGCTTTCCGGCCGGCTGGAAGCGGCGGCAGTGGGTGCGCCCGCGATCCTGCAGTTCATCAAGACCGGCAAGGTGCGCTGCATTGCCACCGGCACCACGCAGCGCATTCCGCAGCTGCCGGATGTGCCAACGGTGGCCGAGCAAGGCTATCCCGGCTTCGAGATGACGCAATGGTATGGGTTGCTCGCGCCCGCGACGCTGCCGCAGGCGGCCGCGGACAAGCTGGCGGATGCGACCATCAAGGCGGTCAAGGGTGCCAGCTCGGTCGAACGGCTGAGTGCGGATGCGGCCATCGTGGTTGGCAATACGCCGGCGGAATTTGCGCGGTTTATCGCGCAGGAGCAGCAGCGCTGGAAGCCGATCATCGCGCGGGCGCAGATCAAGCCGGATTGA
- a CDS encoding tripartite tricarboxylate transporter substrate binding protein, producing MHSTKAMAAAIGAAGILLQLAPAQAAESAATWPSRPITIVVTYPPGGGADLMARLIAPGLGRELGQSVVVENRPGAGGQIGAAYVAKAAPDGYTVMVDASSYAVNPSLYARLPYDPAKAFKPVGVLARYPNVLVSTASFPATRVADVLTMAKQKPGSVAFASSGNGSAQHLAGVLFEQRAGVDLLHVPYKGGGPAMTDVIAGQVPLFFANVASSLQHIKAGKLKPLAVTSHQRTSALPGVPTMQEAGVPGYEVYEWNAAFLPAATPEPIVAKLAEALQKVMHSPETRQRVTELGGEVVGAPPAQAQQFIDGQARLWAKVIKDGNVKPE from the coding sequence ATGCATTCCACCAAGGCGATGGCCGCGGCCATTGGCGCCGCCGGCATCCTGCTGCAACTTGCGCCGGCGCAGGCCGCCGAGAGCGCGGCCACCTGGCCGTCGCGGCCCATCACCATCGTGGTCACGTATCCGCCGGGCGGCGGCGCCGACCTGATGGCACGGCTGATCGCGCCGGGACTCGGCCGTGAACTCGGCCAGTCGGTGGTGGTGGAGAACCGCCCCGGCGCCGGCGGCCAGATCGGCGCTGCCTATGTCGCCAAGGCGGCGCCGGACGGCTACACGGTGATGGTCGATGCCTCTTCCTACGCCGTGAATCCCAGCCTCTATGCCAGGCTGCCCTACGATCCGGCCAAGGCGTTCAAGCCCGTCGGCGTGCTGGCGCGCTATCCCAACGTGCTGGTTTCCACGGCCAGCTTCCCGGCCACCAGGGTCGCCGACGTGCTGACGATGGCGAAGCAGAAGCCTGGTTCGGTGGCATTTGCCTCCTCCGGCAATGGCTCGGCGCAGCACCTGGCCGGCGTGCTGTTCGAGCAGCGCGCGGGGGTGGACCTGCTGCACGTGCCGTACAAGGGCGGCGGTCCCGCCATGACAGACGTCATCGCCGGGCAGGTGCCGCTGTTCTTCGCCAACGTTGCATCGAGCCTGCAGCACATCAAGGCCGGCAAGCTCAAGCCGCTGGCGGTCACCAGCCACCAGCGCACCAGCGCGCTGCCGGGCGTGCCGACGATGCAGGAGGCCGGCGTGCCCGGCTATGAAGTCTATGAGTGGAACGCGGCCTTCCTGCCGGCGGCCACGCCCGAGCCGATCGTCGCAAAACTTGCCGAGGCTTTGCAGAAGGTCATGCACAGCCCCGAGACGCGGCAGCGCGTCACCGAACTGGGCGGCGAGGTGGTAGGCGCGCCGCCGGCACAGGCGCAGCAGTTCATCGACGGCCAGGCCCGGCTCTGGGCCAAGGTGATCAAGGACGGCAACGTCAAGCCCGAATGA
- a CDS encoding GntR family transcriptional regulator, whose translation MADNDLLQKITSAAGLSRYGQIAAQLQARIISGDWPPGEAIPAEGALAREFGIALGTIRQAIAVLVQEGLLERVQGRGTFVRKGLTGASLMRFFRFGGADGATTVPRSEILSCRAVRLDKAMAERFELPSGSHGLAITRRRWLDEKPRLLESIWLPLPRCEALQQLPVWEWGDLLYPLLGSQCGITVHRAVDEVTFRTLAHDEAELLELPDAHPCAVVTRQAFDLRGTCIEYRLTRGDAFAFRYTADIR comes from the coding sequence ATGGCAGATAACGACCTGCTTCAGAAAATCACCAGCGCGGCCGGCCTGAGCCGATATGGCCAGATCGCCGCACAGCTCCAGGCGCGGATTATTTCCGGCGACTGGCCACCGGGCGAGGCGATCCCGGCCGAGGGCGCGCTGGCCAGGGAGTTCGGCATCGCGCTGGGAACGATCCGCCAGGCGATCGCCGTGCTGGTACAGGAAGGGCTGCTGGAACGCGTGCAGGGCCGGGGCACCTTTGTGCGCAAGGGACTGACCGGTGCCAGCCTGATGCGTTTCTTCCGCTTCGGCGGCGCTGACGGCGCGACCACGGTGCCGCGCTCGGAAATCCTGTCGTGCCGCGCCGTGCGCCTGGACAAGGCCATGGCGGAGCGCTTCGAACTGCCGTCCGGATCGCACGGCCTGGCGATCACGCGCCGCCGCTGGCTGGATGAGAAGCCGCGCCTGCTGGAATCGATCTGGCTGCCGCTGCCGCGCTGCGAAGCGCTGCAGCAGCTGCCGGTGTGGGAATGGGGCGACCTGCTGTATCCGCTGCTCGGCAGCCAGTGCGGCATCACCGTGCACCGCGCCGTCGACGAGGTCACCTTCCGCACGCTGGCGCATGACGAGGCCGAGTTGCTGGAACTGCCCGATGCGCACCCATGCGCGGTGGTGACCCGGCAAGCCTTCGACCTGCGCGGCACCTGCATCGAATACCGGCTGACTCGGGGCGATGCCTTCGCATTTCGCTATACCGCGGACATCCGCTAG
- a CDS encoding amidohydrolase family protein translates to MNQPATPVVDCHFHIFGAGTAAPYARYRPPYAATLAAWLQLAGALDDPFGVVVQTSFLGTDNTALLAALRAMPGRLRGVAVVDPDVSDEALRELDDAGVRGIRLNLYRDAGWRRIDTAPWRALFARIAALGWHVELHTDNGDGSMVLAALDIALDAALGEGDVPVVLDHFGRPGAAGVADPVFDVAAAVRQRRQVWVKCSAPYRLVAPQAWRELAQRWLEVAGADRLLWGSDWPWTNHESAERAGECSELSRWPGNAPADASPSAALRWRNAAALYGFEIAPAAAD, encoded by the coding sequence ATGAATCAACCCGCAACGCCGGTGGTGGACTGCCACTTCCATATCTTCGGGGCCGGCACGGCAGCGCCGTACGCCCGCTATCGGCCCCCGTATGCCGCCACGCTGGCGGCCTGGCTGCAGTTGGCCGGGGCGCTCGACGATCCGTTCGGGGTGGTGGTGCAGACCAGCTTCCTCGGCACCGACAACACCGCGCTGCTAGCGGCGCTGCGCGCCATGCCGGGGCGATTGCGTGGCGTCGCGGTGGTCGATCCCGACGTATCCGATGAGGCATTGCGCGAGCTGGACGATGCCGGCGTGCGCGGCATCCGGCTGAACCTCTACCGTGATGCCGGTTGGCGGCGTATCGATACCGCGCCCTGGCGCGCGCTGTTTGCGCGTATCGCCGCGCTGGGCTGGCATGTCGAACTCCATACCGACAATGGCGACGGCAGCATGGTGCTGGCCGCGCTGGATATCGCGCTGGATGCCGCGCTGGGCGAGGGGGATGTACCGGTGGTGCTGGACCATTTCGGCAGGCCGGGCGCCGCGGGCGTGGCGGATCCGGTGTTCGACGTAGCCGCTGCAGTGCGCCAGCGCCGGCAAGTATGGGTCAAATGCAGCGCCCCATACCGGCTGGTGGCGCCGCAGGCGTGGCGCGAACTGGCGCAGCGGTGGCTGGAGGTGGCCGGTGCCGATCGGTTGCTTTGGGGCAGCGACTGGCCGTGGACCAATCATGAATCCGCGGAGCGGGCGGGGGAATGCAGCGAGCTCAGCCGCTGGCCCGGCAACGCGCCGGCGGATGCTTCGCCGAGCGCTGCGCTGCGCTGGCGCAATGCCGCGGCGCTGTACGGGTTTGAGATCGCGCCAGCGGCGGCGGATTAG
- a CDS encoding DUF2894 domain-containing protein has translation MAEDVAASARAQLDAWRDSDAAGVDPVRFRLIEALARRSAGHDGAVRQMLDTRLSALVDSYREAVARDAARREAAAGTEPDAIAEATGTLAGLVSYIKANTRAAIASAPSASAPSAPSPRAPSPRAAAPVRPLRPEPEPELVDYFRDTWSRVSVTRQLRQSQAQLPGNAGPLNSDHLVHRALTLMHELSPGYLEQFFTYVEAMAWLEQLQRGGAPAENEAARATSARKTTRSKPRKAAG, from the coding sequence GTGGCTGAAGACGTGGCCGCAAGCGCGCGCGCGCAGCTCGACGCCTGGCGCGACAGCGATGCCGCAGGCGTCGATCCGGTGCGCTTCCGGCTGATCGAAGCGCTGGCGCGGCGCTCGGCCGGCCATGACGGCGCGGTGCGGCAGATGCTGGATACGCGGCTGTCGGCGCTGGTCGACAGTTACCGCGAAGCCGTGGCGCGAGACGCGGCGCGGCGCGAAGCGGCCGCAGGAACCGAACCGGATGCCATCGCGGAAGCGACCGGCACGCTCGCCGGCCTGGTCAGCTACATCAAGGCCAATACGCGCGCCGCAATCGCTTCCGCACCGAGCGCTTCCGCACCGAGCGCCCCCTCACCGCGCGCCCCCTCACCGCGCGCCGCGGCGCCGGTACGCCCCCTGCGCCCGGAGCCCGAGCCGGAACTGGTCGACTACTTCCGCGACACGTGGTCGCGCGTCAGCGTCACCCGCCAGTTGCGCCAGTCGCAGGCACAGCTGCCGGGCAATGCCGGACCGCTCAATTCCGATCACCTCGTGCACCGTGCGCTGACGCTGATGCACGAGCTGTCGCCAGGCTACCTGGAGCAGTTCTTTACCTATGTCGAGGCGATGGCGTGGCTGGAACAACTCCAGCGCGGCGGGGCACCGGCCGAGAACGAAGCGGCGCGGGCCACGAGCGCCAGGAAGACCACCCGCAGCAAGCCGCGCAAGGCGGCAGGCTAA
- a CDS encoding OmpA family protein, producing MKDDYIDAGAEPTVPAWAVFGDLMSVLLGAFVLVLLGVIGVQLELSARLEDEVRQRQEEAQRRQTLEQALAGPLAAGRVTLVNGRIGISGSVLFALNSDQLQPEGRELLRSLAAPLSAYLRTRDEMLMVSGFTDDQLVREGNRRFADNWELSAQRALTVTRALIDAGVPPASLFSAGFGSQQPVTANTDAESRARNRRVEIAPVPRVTMGTGKPRG from the coding sequence ATGAAGGACGACTACATCGACGCCGGCGCCGAGCCGACAGTACCGGCGTGGGCGGTGTTCGGCGACCTGATGTCGGTGCTGCTGGGCGCGTTCGTGCTGGTCCTGCTGGGCGTCATCGGCGTGCAGCTGGAGCTGTCGGCGCGGCTGGAAGACGAGGTGCGGCAGCGGCAGGAAGAGGCGCAGCGCCGCCAGACACTGGAGCAGGCGCTGGCCGGCCCGCTCGCCGCCGGGCGCGTGACGCTGGTGAACGGACGCATCGGCATCAGCGGCAGCGTGCTCTTTGCCCTGAACTCCGACCAGCTGCAGCCCGAGGGCCGCGAACTGCTGCGCAGCCTGGCCGCGCCGCTGTCGGCCTACCTGCGCACGCGCGACGAGATGCTGATGGTCAGCGGCTTCACCGATGACCAGCTGGTGCGCGAGGGCAACCGCCGCTTTGCCGACAACTGGGAGCTGTCGGCGCAGCGCGCGCTGACGGTGACGCGCGCGCTGATCGACGCGGGCGTGCCGCCTGCATCGCTGTTCTCGGCGGGGTTCGGCTCGCAGCAGCCGGTCACCGCCAATACCGATGCCGAGAGCCGCGCCAGGAACCGGCGCGTGGAAATCGCGCCGGTGCCGCGCGTGACCATGGGAACGGGGAAGCCGCGTGGCTGA